Within the Borreliella mayonii genome, the region GAATTTGTTAATAAATGTGAATTAGAAATTATAAATTTAAAAAAAGATATTTATAGTAACTATAGAGAGGAATACTTAATGGCACATAATTTTAACGAGGATACGTTTATAAAACTTGTTGAAGATTTGGCAGAAAGGAGTGATTTTTATAGTTCTGGAGTTGAGTTTGATTGGGCAAAAGAATTTGTAGAATATGTTGATTGTGTAGAGCTTGAAATTACAGATAGGCAAGTTGCTGAAAATCTTGCATGTGATCTAATGGAGGTTGATAGCGCAAAAAAAGAATTAAACAAAATGCAAAGCGAACACAAAAAAAGAGAAAAGTATCTTAAAGATTTAATCAAAATGAAAACCCACAATATTACGAATATATGTCCACTAATTGAGCATGTAAATTATAGGTTTAGAGAATTTGTGTTCACTTTTGATTCTAAGAAAAGAGCAATATCAGATAGATTAAGTGGACTACTACCAACAAGTGAAACATTGTTTTTCCCTAGCAATATAGCATTTACAAATAGTGTTAGTGTCCCCATGTGAATGGGTGCACTAAAAAATTAAAAAAATAAATTTAATATAGGAGGATTAATTAATGCTTATTAATAAAATAAAACAAGATAATAGAACTTTAAGACCGGAGATACAAAAATGGGGTTGTTACTTTTTGTGTCTACATTACTATACAAGTCTATTCAAGAAACGTGAATTTAGTGCGTATGAGATAAATGCAGCGTATTATAGATTTATAGGACTTGGATATATTAAGAGTAATTGTTTTATTATAAATCCATGTATGATACTTAATTATTACGGAATTAGAAGTAGCGTGAGATATGAATCTTTAAATTATTTAGGTGCAGCCAATGAATTTGAAATAAGCGAAGTTAAAATCGATAAGGTTAATGGATATCACTTTATAGCAACAAAAAATAAAGAAATATTATATGATTCACTTGACTTGAAGCCTCGTGGGAAAATATTTAAAGTAACTTCAAAGCGTATATTTAGACTAAAGTAGTTTTTTTTAAAGTTTAAGGTTATTTTTCATGCATTTATAAGCGTGAATTTTATTAGCAGCAGAGAGTCCATAGATATTATCAATTTCGGAAGTTGAATAATATTTCATAAGTTCTTTAATTTGGAAAGAGTTATAGCCATTAGATTTTAAATTTGAAATAAATAAGTTTCTAAATAAATGGAGCGATTTATTGGCACGAAATCCTGATCTTTTGAGAAGATTTTTAAATTTTCTAGAAATATTGATAATATCAATTTGGTTATCTTTAAATTTGTGTTTGGTTTTTTGGAAAAGATAAGTACGCCTTGAGTCAAGATTTTTTTCGTTAAAATAATTTTCGTGAGCTTTTTGAATAGCCTGGAACTCTTCAGAATTAATGATAATTTCTCTAATACAAGTGACATTTCTTTTTTTAGCGATATTTACTTTTATATTGTAAAAAATTTCTCCAGTTTTGCTTAGTAAGGAAGTAATATCTTGCATTTTTACTTTTTGAATTTCGGCACCCCTACACCCACTTATTGCGAGTAGATGTAGAAACCAACCAGAAATAGGGTCAATTTTTTTTAATGTTTTAACGCATTTTTCAATTATTTTGATAGCTTTTGGGGTCAAATAAAACTTAGGAGTTGGTTTTGAAGCTTTTTTAGTAGGCTTAGAAGAAATTTTTAGTGAATTTTTAAGAATTTTATTTTCATTTACCACATTTTGATAATCTTGAAATAGTTTGAGCATAAAATCCATGTTGAAATTATTTAAATTAAAATAATTATTCATATCCATAAAATCCTCTCCTTATAAGTGTTACTTTTAAATTAAGTAAAAGCAATAAAAATTAATTAAAAATGTAATTTATATTGTACCAAAAACTAAAAATTTTAGTCAAATTTTGTGTGTTCTCATTGCATGCGAAATTTGGGTTGTAGGGTGGCTGTGATAAACAGAATGGGCAGTTTTTGAGGGTGTCGGCTAAGAAAGACTATATACTTTAGCTAATATATAGCAAAGACGCGGAAATTTAATTTGTATGTGTTTTATAGTCTTTTGTAATGGGCGGGGCATTTGCAATGGAGAGATTTTTGCGAGTTGGTTAAAATTACATTTGCGTTTTGTTAATATGTAACAGCTGAATGTAACAAAATTATATATTTAAATCTTTGAAAAATTGTAATTGTTTGGGGTTGTGGTAAACTTAAGGCTTATGGAGTGGATTATGAATAAAAAAATGAAAATATTTATTATTTGTGCTG harbors:
- a CDS encoding DUF261 domain-containing protein, whose product is MLINKIKQDNRTLRPEIQKWGCYFLCLHYYTSLFKKREFSAYEINAAYYRFIGLGYIKSNCFIINPCMILNYYGIRSSVRYESLNYLGAANEFEISEVKIDKVNGYHFIATKNKEILYDSLDLKPRGKIFKVTSKRIFRLK
- a CDS encoding site-specific integrase, which encodes MDMNNYFNLNNFNMDFMLKLFQDYQNVVNENKILKNSLKISSKPTKKASKPTPKFYLTPKAIKIIEKCVKTLKKIDPISGWFLHLLAISGCRGAEIQKVKMQDITSLLSKTGEIFYNIKVNIAKKRNVTCIREIIINSEEFQAIQKAHENYFNEKNLDSRRTYLFQKTKHKFKDNQIDIINISRKFKNLLKRSGFRANKSLHLFRNLFISNLKSNGYNSFQIKELMKYYSTSEIDNIYGLSAANKIHAYKCMKNNLKL